In a single window of the Anguilla rostrata isolate EN2019 chromosome 6, ASM1855537v3, whole genome shotgun sequence genome:
- the LOC135257421 gene encoding gap junction Cx32.2 protein-like, translating to MGDWSFLATLLDKVQTHSTVIGKVWLTVLFIFRILVLSAGVEKVWGDEQSGFICNTKQPGCKNVCYDHAFPISHIRFWVMQIIFVSTPTLLYLGHVMLIVHKENKLRRHLQSQEGHALKAPKYSDERGKVQIKGDLMGSYLVNVFFKILFESAFIVGQYYLYGFMLVPMFECSRTPCPFTVECYMSRPTEKTIFIIFMLVMACVSLLLNVVEIFHLICTRFKGGSRRHRKDQVIPVSIRLHSDAVLQNRENALHDKVDLSFGAGQNDNQSTA from the coding sequence ATGGGAGACTGGTCATTTCTTGCAACGCTGCTGGACAAAGTCCAGACCCACTCCACGGTCATCGGGAAGGTCTGGCTCACCGTCCTCTTCATCTTCAGGATCCTGGTTCTCTCTGCTGGAGTGGAGAAAGTGTGGGGGGACGAGCAGTCGGGATTCATCTGCAACACCAAGCAGCCCGGATGTAAGAACGTGTGCTACGACCACGCCTTCCCCATCTCCCACATCCGCTTCTGGGTGATGCAGATCATCTTCGTCTCCACGCCGACGCTCCTCTACCTGGGCCACGTCATGCTCATCGTGCACAAGGAGAACAAGCTGAGGCGCCATTTGCAAAGCCAGGAGGGCCACGCGCTGAAGGCGCCCAAATACAGTGACGAGAGGGGGAAGGTTCAGATCAAGGGCGATCTGATGGGTAGCTATTTGGTGAACGTGTTTTTTAAGATCTTGTTCGAGTCAGCTTTCATCGTGGGCCAGTATTATCTTTACGGTTTTATGCTTGTGCCCATGTTCGAGTGCTCCAGAACTCCCTGCCCGTTTACCGTGGAGTGTTACATGTCACGACCCACGGAGAAGACCATTTTCATCATCTTCATGCTGGTGATGGCCTGCGTGTCTCTGCTGTTAAACGTGGTGGAGATCTTTCACTTGATTTGCACCAGGTTCAAGGGTGGATCTCGCAGACACCGGAAAGATCAGGTTATTCCAGTCAGCATTCGTCTTCACAGCGATGCAGTTCTGCAGAATAGGGAGAATGCGCTGCATGATAAAGTCGATCTCAGCTTTGGAGCTGGACAGAATGATAATCAGAGCACAGCGTAG
- the gja13.1 gene encoding connexin 32.3, whose protein sequence is MGDWSFLSKLLDKVQSHSTVIGKIWMSVLFIFRILVLGAGAESVWGDEQSGFICNTQQPGCENVCYDHTFPISHIRFWVMQIIFVSTPTLMYLGHAMHIIHQENKLRQHLTQNGKCPKYTDDRGKVTIKGNLLGSYLTQLFFKIVFELGFIVGQYYLYGFIMVPMFPCSRKPCPFTVECYMSRPTEKTIFIIFMLVVACVSLLLNVVEVFYLMCIRVGCRTRRRTLHRTSPENPASLGWQGREEALRQNAVNMQYENGQSPSLGGSLEGAKEEKRLLAEK, encoded by the coding sequence ATGGGCGACTGGTCATTTCTGTCAAAACTGCTGGACAAAGTGCAATCGCACTCCACGGTCATAGGGAAGATATGGATGAGCGTGCTGTTCATCTTCAGGATCCTGGTTCTGGGGGCGGGAGCGGAGAGCGTGTGGGGGGACGAGCAGTCGGGGTTCATCTGTAACACCCAGCAGCCCGGTTGCGAGAACGTGTGCTACGACCACACCTTCCCCATCTCCCACATCCGCTTCTGGGTCATGCAGATCATCTTCGTCTCCACGCCGACCCTGATGTACCTGGGCCACGCCATGCACATCATCCACCAGGAGAACAAGCTGAGGCAGCACCTGACCCAGAACGGCAAGTGCCCCAAGTACACGGACGACAGGGGCAAGGTCACGATCAAGGGGAACCTGCTGGGCAGCTACCTGACGCAGCTGTTCTTCAAGATCGTCTTCGAGCTGGGCTTCATCGTGGGCCAGTACTACCTGTACGGCTTCATCATGGTTCCCATGTTCCCCTGCTCCAGGAAGCCGTGCCCGTTCACCGTGGAGTGCTACATGTCCCGCCCCACCGAGAAGaccatcttcatcatcttcatgCTGGTGGTGGCCTGCGTCTCCCTGCTCCTGAACGTGGTGGAGGTGTTCTACCTGATGTGCATCCGGGTGGGGTGCCGGACCAGGAGGCGCACGCTTCACCGCACCTCCCCCGAAAACCCCGCCAGCCTAGGGTGGCAGGGCCGCGAAGAGGCGCTGCGGCAGAACGCGGTGAACATGCAGTACGAAAATGGGCAGAGTCCGAGCCTCGGGGGCAGCCTGGAAGGAGCCAAGGAGGAGAAACGCTTACTAGCCGAAAAATAA
- the gja11 gene encoding gap junction protein, alpha 11, producing MGEWDFLGRLLDKVQTHSTVIGKVWLTVLFVFRILVLGAAAERVWGDEQSDFICNTEQPGCENMCYDHAFPISHVRIWVLQIVFVSTPTLVYLGHVLHVVHMEKKYRERTRKQAEEELSSLILRNGYKVPKYSDSKGKVSLHGRLLQSYLVNLLFKILLEVGFILGQYYYYGFTLQARYVCSRFPCPHQVDCFLSRPTEKTIFIWFMLVVACVSLVLNLVEILYLCTRAVTKCMDKKQGYMVTRVTPVLQRNEFKNKDLAIQNWVNLELELQGRKLGSGVTKSLESEDVSTNMEEVHI from the coding sequence atgggagagtgGGACTTTCTGGGACGGCTTCTGGACAAAGTCCAGACCCACTCCACGGTCATCGGGAAGGTCTGGCTGACCGTCCTGTTCGTCTTCAGGATCCTGGTCCTGGGGGCCGCGGCGGAGAGGGTGTGGGGGGACGAGCAGTCCGACTTCATCTGCAACACGGAGCAGCCCGGATGCGAGAACATGTGCTACGACCACGCCTTCCCCATCTCCCACGTCCGCATCTGGGTGCTGCAGATCGTCTTCGTCTCCACACCGACCCTGGTCTACCTGGGGCACGTCCTGCACGTGGTCCACATGGAGAAGAAGTACAGGGAGAGAACGCGTAagcaggcagaggaggagctCAGCAGCCTGATACTGAGGAACGGGTACAAGGTCCCCAAATACTCAGACAGCAAGGGGAAGGTTAGCCTGCACGGTCGACTCCTTCAGAGCTACCTGGTGAACCTGCTCTTCAAGATCTTGCTGGAAGTGGGGTTCATCCTGGGGCAGTACTACTATTATGGCTTCACCTTGCAGGCCCGCTACGTCTGCAGCCGGTTCCCCTGCCCGCACCAGGTGGACTGTTTCCTCTCCAGGCCCACAGAGAAGACCATCTTCATTTGGTTCATGCTGGTGGTCGCCTGTGTCTCCCTGGTCCTGAACCTGGTCGAGATCCTCTATCTGTGCACCAGAGCCGTCACCAAGTGCATGGACAAGAAGCAGGGTTACATGGTCACTCGcgtaactccagtcctgcagagAAACGAGTTCAAAAACAAGGACCTGGCTATCCAGAACTGGGTCAACCTGGAGCTGGAGCTACAGGGAAGGAAGCTAGGCAGTGGGGTCACTAAAAGCCTGGAATCAGAGGACGTTAGCACTAACATGGAGGAGGTCCACATCTGA
- the hsdl1 gene encoding inactive hydroxysteroid dehydrogenase-like protein 1: protein MAAVDSFQLLYREIARSCNCYVETLALVGAFYTASKAVVFVRECYSLIRLHFIPRLMYNRNLVRRFGEWAVIYGASETVAKAYAEELATHGVSIILISRDRSSVEGTARAIADSHGVETVLVEADFSHGHAACRSVQDALINKDVGFLVNSVDSSLDYSQRFADLSEDRLWDAINRNVTAATLMARVVLPGMAERGRGAVINISSGRCCKPTLNKAAFSASTAYLDHISRALHYEYSRRGIFVQSLVPFGVASPETEDGGARAGCSRWLVPHPRVYARHAISTLGISHRTTGYWPHSLQFWFLQYMPEWMWIWGTHMLSGTG from the exons ATGGCTGCTGTTGACAGTTTTCAGCTATTGTATCGAGAAATTGCTCGGTCATGTAATTGTTATGTAGAAACACTGGCCTTAGTGGGCGCATTTTATACGGCTAGTAAAGCTGTAGTCTTTGTGCGGGAATGTTACAGCTTGATCAGGCTACACTTTATACCGCGATTGATGTACAACAGGAATCTTGTTCGCCGGTTTGGTGAATGGGCTGTCATCTATG GTGCGTCAGAGACTGTTGCAAAAGCTTATGCAGAAGAGCTGGCAACCCACGGCGTCAGCATCATCCTCATCAGTCGAGACAGAAGTAGTGTGGAGGGCACTGCGAGGGCCATCGCCGATTCACACGGAGTTGAAACTGTTCTGGTTGAGGCAGATTTTAGCCACGGCCACGCGGCCTGCAGATCAGTCCAAGACGCACTGATAAATAAAGACGTAGGCTTTCTCGTGAACAGCGTTGACTCGTCTTTGGACTACTCGCAGAGGTTTGCCGACCTGTCTGAAGACAGGCTCTGGGACGCCATCAACAGAAACGTCACGGCGGCCACGCTAATGGCCCGCGTCGTTCTGCCCGGCATGgcggagagaggaaggggggctGTCATCAACATCTCCTCTGGAAGGTGTTGTAAACCCACACTGAACAAGGCAGCCTTCTCCGCATCCACG gCCTACCTGGACCACATCAGCCGTGCCCTGCATTATGAGTACAGCCGCAGGGGCATCTTCGTGCAGAGCCTGGTCCCCTTCGGCGTGGCTTCCCCGGAGACCGAGGACGGCGGCGCCAGGGCGGGGTGCAGCAGGTGGCTGGTGCCCCACCCACGAGTGTACGCCCGCCACGCCATCTCCACCCTGGGCATCTCCCACAGGACCACTGGGTACTGGCCCCACTCCTTGCAG ttttggttTCTGCAGTACATGCCTGAGTGGATGTGGATCTGGGGAACGCACATGCTCAGTGGAACAGGTTGA